In Nocardia yunnanensis, one DNA window encodes the following:
- a CDS encoding aminotransferase class I/II-fold pyridoxal phosphate-dependent enzyme: MSGGVAVSPLDPVEVADRSDRRKELARGYFDSESRFQGTNGRGYRGLIDAYHGETGLPMDENAVRAVDSAWAQVLAGHAEGGHGTLGGGSPYEKKQPLILRKLAAERLFTRIAEPGPGLRGIRVDTAEVIVSPYSSTVLLEEAIATLARPGGVLVCPEGYYKSAAGHIAKYGLRIVTTEVSADDDFRIDPRSLAEALKYHAAQGDLCGVLLTLPGNPVVADYTVEQLIEIGRVLVAADVPVICDMSFDLLVDGHIPIAALVVPSENGPVRLYDRVLSITGNSKAFNAFGPCKFGAACTGNQEWLTAIRKRLRVAFQRETTHLVRATIEGTSDDRLVQNRKILRERMEAARRSVAGINARFGSDLLRPLGSRDGMFLTLEFRADVMAEAGVRSSADLEDLLLTGAGIDSVALDRTGSRRMGLRLNVITPRRLGTESGADPFEELFDRVERLLERIDAGMTYSGALLERRIPARAAHVKTIGVLRETAARERRVASTPDDVLALVRSGLRVVVERAAGREACFEDADYEAAGALMVPCPKGVFAAADLITWVKPPAYELDALARNGQLLVGFQDPVRRRESIRRLSVAGVESVAFEHMPPELTAARLDPLTAMSRIAGEVAYHEAREHLHRKHPDHDVRALVIGCGQAGLAAIAAATVSAQVPTAAVGNRAEQLEWAEAHGASEFLLGPHPDAIAGFIRAFEPNLVVCAAQRRGQPAPKLLHPGCLEALPTGAVVVDLTAKAGGNCVATQVDSIVTVADAITVLHRSNFPSLYPDVASRAYSAAAVGAILGYSAMV, translated from the coding sequence ATGAGCGGAGGGGTCGCGGTGTCGCCGCTGGACCCGGTCGAGGTAGCGGATCGCTCCGATCGACGGAAGGAGCTCGCGCGCGGCTATTTCGACAGCGAGAGCCGATTCCAGGGGACGAACGGTCGCGGCTACCGCGGACTGATCGACGCGTACCACGGTGAGACCGGGCTACCCATGGACGAGAACGCGGTCCGGGCCGTCGATTCCGCATGGGCGCAGGTGCTGGCGGGTCATGCCGAGGGCGGTCACGGCACCCTCGGCGGCGGTTCGCCCTACGAGAAGAAGCAGCCGCTGATCCTGCGAAAGCTGGCGGCCGAACGGCTTTTCACCCGCATCGCGGAGCCCGGGCCCGGCCTGCGCGGTATCCGCGTCGATACCGCGGAGGTGATCGTCAGCCCCTACTCGAGCACGGTGTTGCTGGAGGAGGCGATCGCCACGCTGGCTCGCCCCGGCGGTGTACTGGTGTGCCCGGAGGGCTACTACAAGAGTGCCGCCGGGCATATCGCCAAGTACGGTCTGCGGATCGTGACCACCGAGGTCAGCGCGGACGACGACTTTCGGATCGATCCGCGGTCGCTGGCGGAGGCACTGAAATACCATGCGGCGCAGGGTGACCTGTGTGGTGTGCTGCTGACGCTGCCCGGAAATCCGGTGGTCGCCGACTACACCGTCGAGCAACTGATCGAGATCGGCCGGGTATTGGTCGCGGCCGATGTTCCGGTGATCTGCGATATGTCGTTCGACTTGTTGGTGGACGGGCACATTCCGATCGCCGCCCTCGTCGTGCCGTCCGAGAACGGACCCGTCCGGCTCTACGACCGCGTGCTGAGCATCACAGGTAATTCCAAGGCGTTCAACGCTTTCGGGCCCTGCAAGTTCGGTGCGGCGTGCACCGGCAACCAGGAATGGCTGACCGCGATCCGCAAGCGGCTGCGCGTGGCGTTCCAGCGCGAGACCACGCATCTCGTTCGCGCCACCATCGAAGGCACGTCGGACGATCGCCTCGTCCAGAATCGAAAGATACTGCGCGAACGGATGGAAGCCGCGCGGCGGTCGGTGGCTGGGATCAACGCCAGGTTCGGCAGCGACCTGCTTCGCCCCCTGGGCAGCCGGGACGGCATGTTCCTGACGCTCGAGTTCCGGGCCGACGTGATGGCGGAGGCCGGCGTGCGATCCAGCGCGGATCTGGAGGATCTGCTGCTGACGGGCGCCGGAATCGACAGCGTCGCTTTGGATCGCACCGGCTCGCGGCGAATGGGCCTGCGGCTCAATGTGATCACGCCGCGGCGGCTGGGAACCGAGTCGGGGGCCGATCCCTTCGAGGAACTGTTCGACCGCGTCGAGCGACTGCTCGAGCGAATCGACGCCGGTATGACCTATTCGGGCGCCTTGTTGGAACGCCGGATTCCCGCACGCGCCGCACATGTCAAGACGATCGGTGTGCTGCGGGAGACGGCCGCGCGGGAACGACGCGTCGCGTCCACCCCCGACGATGTGCTGGCCCTGGTCCGCAGCGGGCTGAGGGTGGTGGTGGAGCGCGCCGCCGGCCGCGAGGCGTGTTTCGAGGACGCCGACTACGAGGCGGCGGGTGCGTTGATGGTCCCCTGCCCGAAGGGTGTCTTCGCCGCGGCCGACCTGATCACGTGGGTGAAACCGCCCGCCTACGAACTGGACGCGCTGGCCCGGAACGGGCAGCTGCTGGTCGGTTTTCAGGATCCGGTGCGGCGACGTGAATCGATTCGCCGCCTGAGCGTTGCCGGCGTGGAATCGGTGGCCTTCGAGCACATGCCGCCGGAACTCACAGCGGCGCGGCTGGATCCGCTGACCGCCATGAGCAGGATCGCCGGCGAGGTGGCGTACCACGAGGCGCGCGAGCACCTGCACCGCAAGCATCCGGATCATGACGTGCGCGCGCTGGTCATCGGGTGCGGTCAGGCCGGGCTCGCCGCCATCGCGGCCGCGACGGTGTCCGCGCAGGTGCCGACGGCCGCGGTCGGCAACCGCGCCGAGCAGCTCGAGTGGGCCGAGGCGCACGGCGCGAGCGAGTTCCTTCTCGGTCCGCACCCGGACGCGATCGCCGGGTTCATTCGAGCTTTCGAGCCGAACCTGGTGGTGTGCGCGGCGCAGCGGCGCGGGCAGCCCGCACCGAAACTGCTGCATCCAGGCTGCCTGGAGGCGCTGCCGACCGGTGCGGTCGTGGTCGATCTGACCGCCAAGGCGGGCGGCAACTGTGTGGCGACGCAAGTCGACAGCATTGTGACGGTGGCCGATGCCATCACGGTGCTGCACCGCTCCAATTTCCCGTCGTTGTATCCGGATGTCGCGAGCCGCGCCTACAGCGCGGCGGCGGTCGGGGCGATCCTCGGGTACAGCGCCATGGTGTAG
- a CDS encoding M20/M25/M40 family metallo-hydrolase produces the protein MDLGQELSGVVDGMLPELTGLLGRLVEIPSIAFPGYPEENVRKAHDLVAGELRKSGVGEVRVLELPETSPVVYGRIPAPEGAPTVLLYGHYDVQPAGDESLWHTPPFTPTERDGAIYGRGAADCKANVVAHIGALRAFGGKPPVGVTVVIEGQEEYGSVFDDYPAEHPELFQADALLICDAGNIRAGQPTLVTALRGVADVFVEVRTLDAPVHSGQFGGAAPDALLALISALSTLHDADGNVAVAGLRRDSWQGANYTDQEFAEVTGMAPGMPLLGTGPIGERIWYGPAITVIGLDAPPTKTAASAVVPYAKAYLNVRVHPQQDPAEGQRAVIEHLRKVKPYGIELEVTGGDVGAGFAARTDGPAYTAMSAAMKRAWGVDAVDSAMGGSIPLTNSMAAANPDAEVLMLGVEDSRCNMHGFNERVLVSELRNVTLAEAEFFRLFAEGARR, from the coding sequence ATGGACCTGGGTCAGGAGTTGAGCGGGGTGGTGGATGGGATGCTGCCCGAGTTGACGGGATTGCTTGGGCGGCTGGTGGAGATTCCTTCGATTGCGTTTCCGGGGTATCCGGAGGAGAACGTGCGGAAGGCGCACGATTTGGTTGCGGGGGAGTTGCGGAAGTCGGGGGTGGGGGAGGTTCGGGTGTTGGAGCTGCCGGAGACCTCGCCGGTGGTGTATGGGCGGATTCCGGCGCCGGAGGGGGCGCCTACGGTGCTGCTGTACGGGCATTACGATGTGCAGCCCGCCGGGGATGAAAGTCTCTGGCATACGCCGCCTTTCACGCCCACGGAGCGGGATGGGGCGATTTATGGGCGGGGGGCGGCGGACTGCAAGGCCAATGTGGTGGCTCATATCGGGGCGTTGCGGGCCTTCGGCGGGAAGCCGCCGGTGGGGGTGACGGTGGTGATCGAGGGGCAGGAGGAGTACGGATCGGTCTTCGACGACTATCCCGCGGAGCATCCCGAGTTGTTCCAGGCCGACGCACTGCTGATCTGCGACGCGGGCAATATTCGGGCGGGACAGCCGACGCTGGTGACCGCGCTGCGCGGGGTGGCCGATGTGTTCGTCGAGGTGCGCACGCTGGACGCGCCGGTGCATTCGGGCCAGTTCGGCGGGGCCGCACCGGATGCGCTGCTGGCCTTGATCTCCGCGCTGTCCACGCTGCACGACGCCGACGGGAACGTGGCGGTGGCGGGACTGCGGCGCGACAGCTGGCAGGGCGCGAACTACACCGACCAGGAGTTCGCGGAGGTGACCGGCATGGCGCCAGGTATGCCGCTGCTCGGCACCGGTCCGATCGGCGAGCGCATCTGGTACGGGCCCGCGATCACGGTCATCGGCCTGGACGCGCCGCCGACGAAAACCGCTGCCTCGGCGGTGGTTCCGTACGCGAAGGCGTATCTGAATGTCCGGGTGCACCCGCAGCAGGATCCCGCCGAGGGGCAGCGCGCGGTCATCGAGCACCTGCGCAAGGTCAAGCCCTACGGCATCGAGCTCGAGGTCACCGGCGGTGATGTCGGGGCCGGATTCGCCGCGCGCACAGACGGTCCCGCCTACACGGCCATGAGCGCGGCGATGAAACGCGCGTGGGGCGTGGACGCCGTCGACTCGGCCATGGGCGGTTCCATTCCGCTGACGAATTCGATGGCCGCGGCCAACCCGGACGCCGAGGTGCTCATGCTCGGCGTCGAGG
- a CDS encoding helix-turn-helix domain-containing protein: MTRTNPVGEPIGELVRRLRKERGLTQQSLADRAKCSRSQIQQIEAGTRVPQRPLRESLSAVLGVALPAIGPSAAALEADSGIDSLRMQFNVLLGKDPAAAAHALRITQQLVDAAGAAADTASLRTIALRQLARAESVLAQVPSRMVHIPEWNTVTDWCTILEQATRSVRTVHAAGLAVIGGEVGDEYHSALMRLAARTGAARLSMRRIQVIDSIADLWPYDDRLWRLTRAGITNLVVKRIHAPNAQGMLLVDERFSVSGVYDNFREGRLATRISALRPDVDFFSDRFAKLEALSRQGKAIRVNDLIATEPLSRFAQLDEGECRALFHAALERAWDALPSS; encoded by the coding sequence ATGACGCGTACGAATCCAGTCGGGGAACCGATCGGTGAACTCGTCCGCAGACTGCGCAAGGAGCGGGGGCTCACTCAACAGTCTTTGGCGGACAGGGCGAAATGCTCACGCAGCCAGATCCAGCAGATCGAGGCCGGCACCCGCGTACCGCAGCGACCGCTACGCGAAAGCCTGAGTGCGGTACTCGGTGTCGCGCTGCCCGCCATCGGGCCATCGGCCGCCGCCCTCGAGGCCGACAGCGGAATCGACAGCCTTCGTATGCAATTCAATGTGCTGCTGGGCAAAGACCCAGCGGCGGCGGCACATGCCCTGCGCATCACCCAGCAACTGGTGGATGCGGCCGGAGCCGCCGCGGACACCGCCTCCCTGCGCACCATCGCCCTGCGGCAACTGGCCCGGGCGGAAAGCGTGCTGGCACAGGTGCCGTCGCGCATGGTCCACATTCCGGAATGGAACACCGTCACCGACTGGTGCACGATTCTGGAGCAGGCGACGCGGTCGGTGCGAACCGTGCACGCGGCCGGTCTCGCGGTCATCGGTGGTGAAGTCGGCGACGAGTATCACAGCGCGCTCATGCGCCTCGCGGCCCGTACCGGCGCGGCCAGACTGTCGATGCGCCGCATCCAGGTCATCGACTCGATCGCGGACCTGTGGCCCTACGACGACCGGCTGTGGCGACTGACCCGCGCGGGCATCACGAATCTGGTGGTCAAACGCATCCACGCGCCCAACGCACAGGGCATGTTGCTGGTGGACGAAAGATTCTCCGTCTCAGGCGTTTACGACAATTTCCGCGAAGGCCGGCTGGCGACCAGGATCTCGGCGCTGCGACCGGATGTCGACTTCTTCTCGGATCGCTTCGCCAAACTCGAGGCACTGAGCCGGCAGGGCAAGGCGATCCGGGTCAACGACCTGATCGCCACCGAACCACTGTCCCGATTCGCCCAGCTGGACGAGGGCGAATGCCGCGCCCTGTTTCACGCCGCGCTCGAAAGAGCCTGGGACGCCCTGCCTTCCAGCTGA